Proteins encoded within one genomic window of Rhizobium sp. ZPR4:
- a CDS encoding MarR family transcriptional regulator, protein MKQVVERAFPEETAAARLQQVAILLTINALQDEPEPLTTQRLGEVYGLTVSQTHKLVTRLVERGLIERTQVLNRQGRGHAFALRVVETEELRQLRQAVVANE, encoded by the coding sequence GTGAAGCAGGTCGTCGAAAGAGCCTTTCCAGAGGAAACAGCCGCTGCGCGCTTGCAGCAGGTTGCGATCCTTCTCACGATCAACGCGTTGCAGGACGAACCCGAACCGCTGACAACGCAAAGACTTGGGGAGGTTTACGGCCTGACTGTATCGCAGACACACAAGCTCGTGACCCGGCTTGTCGAACGAGGACTGATTGAGCGGACACAGGTTCTCAACCGGCAGGGACGGGGCCATGCGTTTGCGTTGCGTGTCGTGGAAACCGAAGAGCTGCGACAATTGCGACAAGCAGTCGTTGCGAATGAATGA
- a CDS encoding GGDEF domain-containing protein has product MLLFLLLWTAGVGIANYRASLIGIDLDPLFILPICLVSWYSSFRIGLAAAFASALVSVGTHQEISPLIPWAMAGLNLAIHALSFIIIAAVVSQFRADYERVRFVGRCDYVTGVLNRQAFEQKAEEMLRVGQARGWPMLLVYLDLDGFKSVNDRYGHEAGDEVLKRFAVEGRAALRREDCFGRMGGDEFALLMKLPSIDEGQEVAENLHRRFSAVLADTGHRVTCSMGAVAIEPCVGGAPIEYLMRNVDDLMYTAKRGGKDGLRYARWTWSSALRPPLSAGDGETPPKWPRPNRDARHLAGGS; this is encoded by the coding sequence ATGCTGCTGTTTTTGCTCCTCTGGACGGCAGGCGTTGGTATCGCAAACTACCGTGCCTCATTGATCGGTATCGACCTTGATCCACTGTTCATACTGCCAATATGCCTTGTCTCCTGGTATTCCAGTTTCAGAATAGGGTTGGCCGCCGCCTTTGCTTCGGCTCTGGTATCGGTTGGAACCCACCAAGAAATCTCCCCTTTGATACCGTGGGCCATGGCTGGCCTCAATCTGGCAATCCACGCGCTATCATTCATCATCATCGCCGCCGTCGTATCCCAGTTCCGCGCAGATTATGAGCGCGTGCGCTTCGTCGGTCGATGTGACTACGTCACGGGTGTCTTGAACCGCCAGGCATTCGAACAAAAAGCAGAAGAGATGTTGAGGGTGGGCCAGGCGCGGGGTTGGCCGATGTTGCTGGTCTATCTGGATCTCGACGGCTTCAAAAGCGTGAATGATCGATATGGTCACGAGGCGGGGGACGAGGTGCTGAAACGTTTCGCGGTCGAAGGGAGAGCTGCGCTACGACGCGAAGATTGTTTTGGACGCATGGGTGGTGACGAGTTCGCATTGCTGATGAAACTGCCGTCGATAGATGAAGGGCAGGAGGTTGCGGAGAATTTGCATAGACGGTTCAGCGCGGTATTGGCGGACACTGGTCATCGGGTGACATGCAGTATGGGCGCGGTTGCGATTGAGCCATGTGTCGGGGGAGCGCCGATAGAGTATTTGATGCGCAATGTCGACGATCTCATGTATACGGCAAAGCGGGGTGGCAAGGATGGCTTGCGATATGCAAGGTGGACTTGGTCGTCAGCTTTGAGGCCGCCTCTATCTGCCGGTGATGGAGAGACACCGCCGAAATGGCCCCGGCCGAACAGGGACGCACGTCACCTTGCGGGAGGTTCATGA